A section of the Carya illinoinensis cultivar Pawnee chromosome 12, C.illinoinensisPawnee_v1, whole genome shotgun sequence genome encodes:
- the LOC122288951 gene encoding uncharacterized protein LOC122288951 translates to MASACVNNIGMSPDNIFDCAPATFPPYGWLSPRISFSREEDSSKLAGVKAPTAAAMEPSEKPDPEASSTDFEFRLEDPVAMHPADELFSEGKLVPLQLSAVKPSVNEPTTSSEIMSPDSTNSRGRAEVSGTDSYLFSPKAPRCSSRWKELLGLKKFYQNANNKPETHKATWSANPRSLKHFLHRSCSRCSSSSSDASMSLPLLNDLDCESVSMSSRLSLSSSSSGPEHEDVPRLSLDSDKPNSNPISLHRNPNNPPRMRMVKPRAISSDNNTNPTRMGRSPIRRGTGEHSGGAGSRGVSLDSPRMNSSGKIVFQSLERSSSSPSSFIGGPRTLKHKQRGMERSYSANVRVTPVLNVPVCSLRGSSKSVSVFGFGQLFSSQQKRECNGSNRGLHGNCRNRTDRT, encoded by the coding sequence ATGGCTTCCGCATGCGTCAACAATATCGGGATGTCGCCCGATAACATTTTCGACTGCGCTCCGGCGACATTCCCTCCGTACGGTTGGCTTAGCCCTCGCATCTCTTTCAGCCGCGAAGAAGACTCCTCGAAACTTGCTGGAGTCAAAGCTCCCACAGCGGCTGCCATGGAACCTTCCGAGAAGCCAGATCCAGAAGCTTCATCTACCGATTTTGAGTTCAGGCTCGAAGATCCTGTCGCTATGCACCCTGCCGACGAGCTGTTCTCCGAAGGAAAGCTTGTGCCTCTCCAGCTCTCAGCGGTAAAGCCCTCGGTCAACGAGCCCACAACCTCGTCGGAGATAATGTCGCCGGACTCCACCAACTCCCGGGGGAGAGCCGAGGTTTCCGGTACGGACTCCTACCTGTTTTCTCCAAAAGCCCCAAGGTGTTCGAGTAGGTGGAAGGAGCTTCTAGGGCTGAAGAAGTTTTACCAGAACGCTAACAACAAACCTGAAACCCACAAGGCGACTTGGAGCGCTAACCCTAGGTCTCTGAAGCATTTTCTCCACAGAAGCTGTTCAAGATGCTCGTCGTCTTCCTCTGACGCTTCGATGAGCCTCCCGTTGTTGAATGATCTGGACTGTGAGTCGGTTTCCATGTCCTCGCGCCTCTCTctttcctcctcatcctctgGACCCGAACACGAAGATGTCCCTAGGCTTTCCCTCGACTCCGATAAACCAAACTCGAACCCGATTTCTCTTCACCGGAATCCCAACAACCCACCAAGGATGAGAATGGTGAAACCGAGGGCAATATCGTCGGATAATAATACAAATCCGACGAGGATGGGACGAAGCCCGATAAGGAGGGGAACGGGGGAGCATTCAGGTGGGGCGGGGAGTAGAGGGGTATCCTTGGATAGCCCGAGAATGAACTCGTCAGGGAAGATAGTGTTTCAGAGCTTGGAGAGGAGTTCGAGCAGTCCGAGTAGCTTCATTGGAGGGCCAAGGACGTTGAAGCATAAGCAGAGGGGAATGGAGCGCTCATACTCGGCGAACGTGAGAGTCACTCCGGTTCTCAATGTTCCGGTTTGTTCGCTTCGTGGGTCCTCCAAGTCGGTCTCCGTGTTTGGGTTCGGCCAACTGTTCTCGTCGCAACAGAAGAGAGAATGTAACGGGAGCAATAGAGGCTTGCATGGTAACTGCAGGAACCGCACTGATCGAACCTGA